A genomic stretch from uncultured Cohaesibacter sp. includes:
- a CDS encoding EAL domain-containing protein produces the protein MALILIVDDQNTNRQIYAQIARRIEAEIEVVTCSGPIEALSWLAQNSPDLILTDFSMPGMQGDDFITQIRADRRLTDIPVIVITVYEDRRLRLRALDAGATDLLISPVDHREFIARARNLLKMHRQSKVLSNRANSLLESLKKSESILAWTQRESESRLVNVINTLPVMVSATDLDGCYLFMNVNQANYLGLKVEQVVGRHRAEIFGSQVAERYDSIDQLVIASKHGIRSFEEEIVGSDGNKRIFLTNKSPLVEGENVIGVVTSSQDITDRKAAETHLHHLAHHDTLTGLANRALLRDRVEREIGRCRRGDGRFALHLIDLDGFKQVNDVHGHATGDELLARVAEGLRIVAGKDDLVARLGGDEFAILQSNITSEAQVEDMCKAAMSVMPGAIAGVPLTTPVTASVGISVHPEDGNSYEHLMRNADLAMYRTKAASGNGFSFFVSNMDARAREERRLDATLREALDSDRFELLYQRQVDVKTGEIVGCEALLRMRDINGGLVAPSEFLARAERNGMIMPINEWVIREACRQGAQWREMGLPEFSVGVNLSPVQFQRQSVPLLVARILSETGLPAHLLDLELTESIVLHDRKQVALQLQQLRDLGVKISIDDFGTGCSSLSYVKHFPVDRLKIDQSFVHDLLENPSDAAIVRATINLGHSLGFEVIAEGVETEDVLRQLELEHCDKAQGYFFGKPQSAEELQRVIKARMPTKLVSLG, from the coding sequence ATGGCACTTATCTTGATCGTTGATGATCAAAACACAAACAGACAAATTTATGCTCAGATCGCACGGCGTATTGAAGCCGAAATCGAAGTTGTTACATGCTCGGGGCCAATCGAAGCTCTTTCATGGTTGGCACAAAACAGTCCAGATCTGATCCTGACCGACTTCAGTATGCCCGGCATGCAGGGGGATGACTTTATCACCCAGATTCGTGCTGACAGGCGTCTGACGGACATTCCGGTCATCGTCATTACCGTATATGAGGATCGGCGCCTGCGGCTGCGTGCTCTGGATGCCGGTGCAACGGATCTTTTGATCAGTCCGGTCGATCACCGGGAATTCATTGCCCGTGCGCGCAATCTGCTCAAGATGCATCGCCAGAGCAAAGTGCTCTCCAATCGGGCCAATTCATTGCTGGAGTCCCTGAAGAAAAGCGAAAGCATTCTCGCCTGGACACAGCGTGAAAGTGAATCACGCCTAGTCAATGTGATCAACACGCTTCCCGTCATGGTCAGCGCAACCGATCTGGATGGTTGCTATCTCTTTATGAATGTCAATCAGGCCAACTATCTTGGCCTCAAGGTTGAGCAAGTCGTCGGGCGTCACAGGGCCGAAATTTTCGGCTCGCAGGTTGCCGAGCGCTACGATTCCATCGATCAGTTGGTTATTGCATCCAAACATGGAATCCGCTCCTTTGAGGAAGAAATAGTCGGCTCCGATGGCAACAAGCGCATCTTTCTGACCAACAAATCGCCCCTCGTGGAAGGGGAGAATGTCATCGGCGTGGTGACCTCGTCACAGGATATTACCGACCGCAAGGCCGCCGAGACACATCTGCATCATCTGGCCCATCACGATACGCTCACCGGATTGGCCAACAGGGCATTGCTACGCGATAGGGTTGAGCGCGAAATCGGCCGATGTCGTCGCGGCGATGGCCGTTTTGCCCTGCATCTGATCGATTTGGACGGGTTCAAACAGGTCAATGACGTGCATGGCCATGCGACGGGAGATGAATTGCTGGCTCGTGTTGCCGAAGGTCTGCGTATTGTTGCGGGCAAAGATGATCTTGTGGCGCGTCTTGGGGGCGATGAATTCGCCATCCTCCAATCCAATATTACGTCGGAAGCGCAGGTGGAGGATATGTGTAAGGCGGCAATGAGCGTCATGCCAGGCGCGATTGCCGGTGTGCCACTGACAACGCCGGTTACTGCCTCTGTGGGTATTTCTGTGCATCCAGAAGACGGCAACAGCTACGAACATCTCATGCGCAATGCTGACCTTGCCATGTATCGCACCAAGGCGGCGAGCGGCAATGGCTTCAGCTTCTTTGTCTCCAACATGGATGCGCGCGCCCGAGAGGAACGCCGGTTGGATGCCACCTTGCGCGAGGCATTGGATAGCGACCGATTCGAACTGCTCTACCAACGTCAAGTCGATGTAAAGACGGGTGAAATCGTTGGCTGCGAAGCGCTGCTCAGAATGCGTGACATCAATGGTGGTCTTGTCGCGCCGAGCGAGTTTCTGGCGCGCGCCGAGCGCAACGGCATGATCATGCCGATCAATGAATGGGTGATACGGGAAGCGTGCAGGCAAGGAGCGCAATGGCGCGAAATGGGCCTGCCGGAATTCTCCGTTGGGGTCAATCTCTCGCCTGTGCAGTTCCAGCGCCAGTCGGTTCCCCTGTTGGTTGCGCGCATCTTGTCCGAAACGGGCCTGCCTGCGCATCTCCTGGATCTGGAGCTGACTGAAAGCATCGTGCTGCATGATCGCAAGCAGGTTGCCCTGCAGCTTCAACAGTTGCGCGATCTGGGGGTCAAAATCTCCATTGATGATTTTGGCACCGGCTGTTCTTCCCTCTCTTACGTGAAGCATTTTCCGGTCGATCGATTGAAAATAGACCAGTCCTTTGTACATGACTTGCTTGAAAATCCATCGGATGCCGCCATCGTCCGGGCGACCATCAATCTTGGGCATTCGCTCGGGTTTGAAGTGATCGCTGAAGGTGTTGAGACAGAAGATGTCCTTCGCCAGCTGGAGCTGGAGCATTGCGACAAGGCACAAGGCTACTTTTTCGGAAAACCACAGTCAGCAGAAGAGCTGCAGCGGGTGATCAAGGCACGGATGCCGACCAAATTGGTGTCTTTGGGGTGA
- a CDS encoding TolC family outer membrane protein — protein MNGKLRTGLGVTPAGKADAVWRVASLGNRFASLMLLASVCLVARPVLADNLAQMLYDVYDNNPEIHAQEAGFAIKQAETKKANAAFMPQISAYASQSMVEERLKTGRTERTRTSQYGIKASQRLFNGFQGRNNLIRAKYEEKSGYYQLKNREREILLDAVKAYMDVYAARRMIALRRDHVANLEKQRRATRARIRAGELTRTDLSKTEALLYRARAALEGAHADLGGASGRYEALVGYRPGELIYPQMPVRYLPADEKEAVKKALRMHPDLRAAHASDKAADYAVKSAQGAFLPTIDLTGNMSENLASSAAESNKSERSLSLRLSLPLFDGGARSAEVQKARAALSQQVHQTNALRARIKANASERFLRYQAAVASMRQASAEVTAARNLLRGIKMEEKAGQRSYLDILDAEVSLLDAREMEIYSQADSVIAIYSYLAATGQLTVSGARNEFIRNDPQVAAVVARARQMAELKPRPARKAGPRLPDDPWNGLR, from the coding sequence ATGAATGGCAAACTGAGAACAGGTCTGGGAGTGACACCCGCGGGCAAGGCCGATGCGGTGTGGCGTGTGGCCAGCCTTGGCAACCGTTTTGCCTCTTTGATGCTGCTGGCCTCGGTCTGCCTTGTGGCGCGGCCTGTGCTGGCGGATAATCTGGCGCAGATGCTCTATGATGTCTATGACAACAACCCCGAGATTCATGCGCAGGAAGCTGGCTTTGCTATAAAGCAAGCCGAAACCAAGAAGGCCAATGCGGCCTTCATGCCGCAGATTAGTGCCTATGCTTCCCAATCCATGGTGGAAGAGCGGCTGAAAACGGGTCGTACCGAGCGCACCCGTACCAGCCAATATGGCATCAAGGCCAGCCAGCGTCTGTTCAATGGCTTTCAGGGCAGAAATAATCTTATCAGAGCCAAATATGAAGAGAAGTCAGGCTACTATCAGCTGAAGAACCGCGAAAGAGAAATCCTTCTTGATGCCGTGAAGGCCTATATGGATGTTTATGCCGCGCGCAGAATGATTGCTTTGCGGCGCGACCATGTGGCCAATCTGGAAAAACAACGCCGTGCGACCAGAGCCCGCATTCGCGCTGGCGAGTTGACCAGAACCGACCTTTCCAAGACCGAAGCCCTGCTTTATCGCGCGCGCGCCGCTCTGGAAGGAGCCCATGCGGACTTGGGCGGCGCTTCTGGGCGTTATGAGGCGCTGGTGGGCTATCGACCCGGCGAGCTGATCTATCCGCAGATGCCGGTGCGGTATTTGCCTGCCGATGAAAAGGAGGCGGTGAAAAAGGCTCTTCGCATGCATCCGGATCTTAGAGCGGCTCACGCCAGCGACAAGGCCGCCGACTATGCGGTAAAGTCCGCACAAGGTGCCTTTCTGCCAACAATTGATCTGACCGGCAACATGTCGGAAAATCTCGCCTCAAGCGCGGCCGAAAGCAACAAGTCCGAACGCAGTCTTTCCCTGCGCCTGAGTTTGCCCCTGTTCGATGGCGGGGCGCGGTCTGCCGAAGTGCAGAAAGCCCGTGCCGCGCTGAGCCAACAGGTTCATCAGACCAATGCGCTAAGGGCAAGGATCAAGGCCAATGCCAGCGAGCGATTCCTGAGATATCAGGCCGCAGTGGCGTCCATGCGTCAGGCCAGCGCCGAAGTTACGGCTGCCAGAAATCTGCTGCGCGGCATCAAGATGGAAGAGAAGGCCGGTCAACGCTCCTATCTCGATATTCTGGATGCCGAGGTTTCCTTGCTGGACGCGCGAGAGATGGAAATCTATTCACAGGCTGACAGCGTCATTGCGATCTATAGCTATCTTGCCGCCACCGGACAGTTGACGGTTTCCGGAGCACGCAATGAATTTATAAGAAATGATCCGCAAGTTGCCGCTGTTGTCGCCCGAGCCCGCCAAATGGCTGAGCTGAAACCAAGGCCCGCCCGAAAGGCCGGCCCCCGCTTGCCGGATGATCCATGGAACGGTTTGCGCTGA
- a CDS encoding HlyD family type I secretion periplasmic adaptor subunit — protein MKLFASKSTGLDSKTLTLPLALEAEQPPQLFAYVVTGCFIFLGAFIIWAFVTSVLEVTHAGGQIQPVGSVQTVQHLEGGYIDKILVSEGDRVKAGQPLLRLRPIATESERDQLAIRAASLRMSIATIDALMKHKDSVSFDDAGRLYSNIAQSQMSVFSSEKDRINRELAKYASQLARREAEYRATIAEQKSAVKRMEIAKEQFTMLDGLLKQHYASRRSVLEAEALLEESRSRLYSLDGRLSTTREQVKEAQIQLEEARAQISSDLAKEKSKNASELAEVDRLLNKQQDRVSSLALTAPTDGIVQELPVNTVGAVVRSGEVVARIVPDDRKIIAEVRVKPKDIGHIHLNADAKVTVSSFDPYVFGSLEGNVKTISATSFEDENGQPYFKVQIALDQNEFNRKGMAYPVLPGMVVTADIVTGSKSLAHYLLKPVYRSMDVAFSER, from the coding sequence GTGAAGTTGTTTGCTTCAAAAAGCACAGGTCTTGATTCCAAGACGCTGACATTGCCGCTGGCGTTGGAAGCCGAGCAGCCGCCCCAGCTTTTTGCCTATGTGGTCACGGGGTGCTTTATCTTCCTGGGAGCCTTCATCATCTGGGCCTTTGTCACCTCTGTGCTGGAAGTCACCCATGCGGGAGGCCAAATTCAGCCGGTTGGCTCTGTCCAGACCGTTCAGCATCTTGAAGGCGGCTATATCGACAAAATTCTGGTTTCCGAAGGCGACAGGGTCAAGGCTGGTCAACCGCTGCTGCGCTTGCGTCCGATAGCAACCGAAAGCGAACGCGACCAATTGGCCATCAGGGCTGCGTCCCTTCGTATGTCAATCGCGACCATAGATGCGCTGATGAAACATAAGGACAGCGTCTCTTTTGATGACGCCGGTCGCCTGTATAGCAATATCGCACAGTCACAAATGAGTGTTTTTTCTTCGGAGAAAGACCGCATCAATCGGGAATTGGCCAAATATGCGTCCCAGCTTGCCCGCCGGGAGGCAGAATATCGGGCGACAATCGCCGAGCAGAAAAGCGCCGTAAAGCGCATGGAGATCGCCAAGGAGCAGTTTACGATGCTCGATGGCCTCCTCAAGCAGCACTATGCTTCGCGCCGTTCGGTGTTGGAAGCCGAAGCTCTGCTCGAAGAATCCCGCTCACGCCTCTATTCTCTTGATGGCAGGCTTTCGACAACGCGCGAGCAGGTTAAGGAAGCCCAGATACAGCTAGAAGAGGCGCGCGCTCAGATTTCAAGCGATCTGGCCAAGGAGAAGTCCAAGAATGCCAGCGAACTGGCTGAAGTGGACCGCCTTTTGAACAAGCAACAGGATCGTGTTTCAAGCCTTGCCCTGACAGCTCCGACCGATGGTATCGTGCAGGAGTTGCCGGTGAATACAGTGGGGGCGGTTGTTCGCTCTGGTGAGGTGGTTGCCCGGATCGTGCCGGATGATCGCAAGATCATAGCTGAGGTGCGGGTCAAACCGAAGGATATCGGGCATATCCATTTGAATGCCGACGCCAAGGTAACGGTATCGAGCTTTGATCCTTATGTCTTTGGCTCGCTGGAAGGCAATGTGAAAACCATTTCGGCAACCTCTTTTGAGGATGAAAATGGTCAACCTTATTTCAAGGTGCAGATCGCGCTTGATCAAAATGAATTCAACCGCAAGGGCATGGCCTATCCGGTATTGCCGGGCATGGTCGTGACGGCTGATATCGTGACCGGCTCCAAGTCGCTTGCGCACTATCTGCTCAAGCCGGTTTACCGGTCCATGGACGTGGCCTTCTCCGAGCGCTGA
- a CDS encoding ABC transporter transmembrane domain-containing protein, which yields MSDDRSSKDGLPPPPERAVHGAGKLQIKPIAPAKRNSRGKVRGKPMLLKRSEPRPLEGATLTEAARHAGEEDVSLADLADYSADQHFVKDTAAPEHDEPNGPHTDEERFSAYRGDGAAEQDVPFSDFEQRLGIRERWAGIDYTSSAGRCIQVLLALIGWGGGGRHLAQVLPHFNTVHDMTGLRAVLTRLNYVAIADEAKLGNLSEEKLPCLYKDEEDGIVRILLSVDYGANRVVCFNGLTGEEEIMACPVQPVIIHHIKPLDVASRTRIEQSFGWVTHAAASFRKLFFSLFVINFGINLAAMAVPIFIMTVYGYAIPSKAPSSLMMFVVGVGMIVAADYALRSLRTRILAYVGARFDTALSIEVFQRLLYLPYSMVQNASIGAQLARLRQFEKLREIFLGSFGTAVLDLPFVLVFITAIALIGGWIAAIPATLVGLYAILAMVTIPIAKRQSMQSGDAKSKKQNIMMELFLMHREIKDVGGEAIWQKRYEDAAASFAALDFRAQHFSRQVQTITQALSMGAGITTLGTGTIMVMEGDLGVGGLIAIMALIWRVLAPLQNAFLSLSRVGKLIEAIRMVNNLMRTQPERMPGIVPSISRKFQGHISTKNLSFRYPQAADAAIKSANVTINPGELVAITGPSGGGKSTFLKLLAGLYRPVAGAVAFDHLDIRQMDLGELRFEISYQPDNATFFYGTVAQNFHLNDPEADVSKMRELMETFNIEADHPDLPDGLATRLKAETIHQMSDSLKHKLLLCRSFSKSATYYFLDEPANYLDFETDRKFMDYLQTMRGEATILFTTQRPSHMKMADRILVLYEGQVIMSGPPEKILPQLDSFNKSVA from the coding sequence ATGAGCGACGATAGATCAAGCAAAGATGGCTTGCCGCCTCCGCCAGAGCGGGCCGTACACGGTGCTGGAAAATTGCAGATCAAGCCGATTGCGCCAGCCAAACGCAACAGCAGGGGCAAGGTGCGGGGCAAGCCGATGCTGCTCAAAAGATCCGAGCCTCGTCCGCTTGAAGGCGCAACCTTGACCGAGGCCGCGCGTCACGCTGGCGAGGAGGATGTGAGTCTCGCAGATCTGGCGGACTATTCTGCCGATCAACATTTCGTCAAGGATACCGCCGCGCCTGAGCATGATGAGCCCAATGGGCCCCACACTGATGAGGAACGCTTCTCGGCCTATCGCGGCGATGGTGCTGCTGAACAGGATGTGCCTTTCTCCGATTTTGAACAGCGCCTTGGCATCAGGGAGCGTTGGGCGGGGATTGACTATACAAGTTCGGCCGGCCGGTGCATACAGGTGTTGCTGGCATTGATCGGTTGGGGCGGCGGCGGACGTCATCTGGCGCAGGTTCTCCCCCATTTCAATACCGTCCATGACATGACGGGACTAAGAGCGGTTCTCACGCGGCTCAATTATGTGGCCATTGCGGATGAAGCCAAGCTTGGAAACCTGTCTGAAGAAAAGCTGCCTTGCCTCTACAAGGATGAGGAGGACGGCATCGTCCGTATCCTTCTATCGGTTGATTATGGTGCCAATCGGGTTGTCTGCTTTAATGGCCTGACCGGAGAAGAAGAGATCATGGCCTGCCCGGTGCAGCCAGTGATCATTCACCATATCAAACCGCTGGATGTGGCCAGCCGCACCCGCATTGAGCAATCTTTCGGCTGGGTAACACATGCCGCTGCGTCCTTTCGCAAACTGTTCTTTTCTCTGTTCGTCATCAATTTCGGCATCAATCTTGCCGCCATGGCTGTGCCCATTTTCATCATGACCGTGTATGGCTATGCGATCCCGTCCAAGGCTCCGAGCAGTTTGATGATGTTCGTTGTCGGTGTGGGCATGATCGTTGCCGCTGATTATGCCTTGAGATCCCTGCGCACACGCATTCTGGCCTATGTCGGTGCGCGCTTTGATACGGCCCTGTCGATAGAAGTTTTCCAGCGCCTTCTCTATCTGCCTTATAGCATGGTGCAGAATGCATCCATCGGCGCTCAGCTGGCACGCCTGCGGCAGTTTGAAAAGCTGCGCGAGATCTTTCTGGGCTCTTTCGGCACCGCCGTACTGGATTTGCCCTTCGTCCTTGTTTTCATCACAGCCATTGCACTGATTGGCGGCTGGATTGCCGCTATTCCTGCAACGCTTGTCGGGCTATACGCGATACTGGCCATGGTCACCATCCCCATTGCCAAACGCCAGAGCATGCAATCGGGCGACGCAAAATCCAAGAAACAGAATATCATGATGGAACTGTTTCTGATGCATCGCGAAATCAAGGATGTCGGAGGGGAAGCCATCTGGCAGAAGCGCTATGAGGATGCGGCCGCCAGCTTTGCCGCTCTTGATTTCAGGGCGCAGCATTTCTCCCGCCAAGTGCAGACCATCACGCAGGCCCTTTCCATGGGGGCTGGCATCACCACGTTGGGGACCGGTACGATCATGGTGATGGAAGGGGATCTGGGCGTGGGTGGGTTGATCGCGATCATGGCCCTTATCTGGCGGGTTCTGGCGCCCTTGCAGAATGCCTTTCTCAGTCTTTCCCGCGTTGGCAAACTGATCGAAGCCATCCGCATGGTGAATAATCTTATGCGGACGCAGCCCGAGCGCATGCCCGGTATCGTGCCGAGCATTTCACGCAAATTTCAGGGGCACATATCGACCAAGAACCTGTCTTTCCGGTATCCGCAAGCCGCAGATGCGGCGATTAAAAGCGCCAATGTAACCATCAATCCGGGCGAACTTGTTGCCATTACCGGGCCAAGCGGCGGGGGCAAATCCACCTTCCTGAAGCTATTGGCCGGTCTTTATCGTCCCGTGGCAGGGGCTGTGGCCTTTGATCATCTGGATATCCGTCAGATGGATTTGGGAGAGTTGCGCTTCGAAATCAGCTATCAACCTGATAATGCGACCTTTTTCTACGGCACTGTGGCGCAGAATTTCCATCTCAATGATCCCGAGGCTGATGTCTCCAAAATGAGGGAACTCATGGAGACCTTCAATATCGAAGCGGATCATCCGGATCTGCCCGATGGACTGGCAACGCGCCTGAAAGCAGAAACCATCCACCAGATGTCGGATTCCCTCAAGCACAAGCTGCTATTGTGTCGTAGCTTTAGCAAATCCGCGACCTATTATTTCCTTGATGAACCTGCCAACTATCTGGACTTTGAAACGGATCGCAAATTCATGGACTATTTGCAGACCATGCGAGGCGAGGCCACCATTCTGTTCACCACGCAGCGGCCAAGCCACATGAAAATGGCAGACCGCATATTGGTGCTTTATGAGGGGCAGGTCATCATGAGTGGCCCACCTGAAAAGATCTTGCCGCAGCTGGATAGCTTCAACAAGTCAGTTGCTTGA
- a CDS encoding ABC transporter transmembrane domain-containing protein, whose translation MMTGRKAEEQTGLIAAFQARVARFHAIFQPPSSMQTTWFSEQVRVPKRIMAASFVINMLGLGMPLVILQIYDRIIPNQSYATLFYLMAGLVTVLVLDTILKVVRSHVSGWSSSYIDYVSGVEAIQRVLRAPPEALEKSAASTHIDRMNALSSTARMFAGPARMGLVDLPFIFIFLGVMAIVSPTIAGLLVAVFAIFAWRLLKRAKDIQMLQDERQQLDRRKYDFVIEALSGIESIKTMTCEPQMMRRYERLQEAIAVAFHRSVKLDGATQSLSASFASITMITIVSSGALLVIEGTQSIGSLACCLLLGGRAVEVLVRSVRSWSELSNFDLVKQNVDELLSVNPEPDKVMVSSALASGEVILDDTVIDSQMGDDYGSYRISMTIPHGATIGIKGNLASDDHHLLRMLRTKIAPDGGDILLGGRSIYDLVDADVSASIAYVPNSPAIFSGTILDNITLFNPREGLQNAREAAQLIGLETDIQLLPYGYDMMLGSGGNETLPPSFRQRICIARAIARKPKILILEEANAMLDQRSDTLLRKGIEALRGSMTIIFLSNRPSFLSLADRQLILKDGSLLPFGGEQAHPLTQEATQKPATGTNTRSVVGGEA comes from the coding sequence ATGATGACAGGTCGCAAAGCAGAAGAACAAACAGGCCTGATCGCAGCTTTTCAAGCTCGCGTAGCGCGGTTTCATGCAATATTTCAACCTCCTAGCTCCATGCAGACAACATGGTTCTCCGAACAGGTGCGTGTTCCCAAGCGGATCATGGCGGCGTCTTTCGTGATCAATATGCTTGGACTGGGGATGCCCCTCGTCATTCTGCAAATTTATGACCGCATCATTCCAAACCAGTCTTACGCGACGCTGTTCTATTTGATGGCAGGTCTCGTCACTGTTCTGGTGTTGGATACCATCCTGAAAGTCGTGCGCTCCCATGTTTCCGGCTGGTCTTCCTCCTACATCGACTATGTATCCGGAGTGGAGGCGATCCAGCGGGTTTTGCGGGCTCCTCCGGAGGCTCTGGAGAAGAGCGCGGCGAGCACGCATATTGATCGCATGAATGCGCTTTCCTCCACGGCGCGCATGTTTGCTGGCCCTGCCCGAATGGGGCTGGTTGATCTGCCCTTTATCTTTATTTTTCTAGGCGTGATGGCCATTGTGAGCCCGACCATTGCGGGCTTGCTGGTTGCGGTTTTTGCCATCTTCGCCTGGCGTCTGCTCAAACGCGCCAAGGATATCCAGATGCTGCAAGATGAAAGACAGCAGCTTGATCGGCGCAAATATGACTTTGTTATCGAGGCTTTGTCGGGCATTGAATCCATCAAGACCATGACATGTGAACCGCAGATGATGCGCCGCTATGAGCGCCTCCAGGAAGCCATTGCTGTTGCCTTTCATCGCTCGGTCAAGCTGGATGGTGCCACGCAATCCCTGAGTGCTTCCTTTGCCTCCATTACCATGATCACGATTGTCTCCAGCGGCGCTTTGCTGGTAATCGAGGGCACCCAGTCCATCGGCTCGCTGGCCTGCTGCCTGCTGCTTGGTGGTCGGGCTGTGGAGGTGCTGGTCCGCTCTGTGCGTTCATGGAGTGAATTGAGCAACTTCGATCTGGTCAAGCAGAATGTGGATGAGCTTCTGTCTGTCAATCCCGAGCCAGACAAGGTGATGGTATCAAGCGCGCTGGCATCCGGCGAGGTCATTCTGGATGATACTGTCATCGACTCCCAGATGGGTGATGACTATGGCTCCTACCGGATCTCGATGACCATTCCACATGGGGCCACCATCGGGATCAAGGGGAATCTGGCAAGCGATGATCATCATCTTTTGAGAATGCTGCGCACCAAGATCGCCCCGGATGGCGGCGATATCCTCTTGGGTGGCCGCTCGATCTATGATCTGGTGGATGCGGATGTGTCCGCCTCTATTGCCTATGTTCCCAATAGTCCGGCGATTTTCAGTGGCACCATTCTGGACAATATCACGCTGTTCAATCCGCGTGAGGGATTGCAGAATGCACGCGAGGCAGCGCAGTTGATAGGGTTGGAGACAGACATTCAACTGCTGCCTTACGGGTATGACATGATGCTCGGATCCGGCGGCAACGAAACCCTGCCTCCCAGTTTTCGCCAACGCATTTGCATCGCACGGGCGATTGCCAGAAAGCCGAAGATTCTCATTTTGGAAGAAGCCAACGCAATGCTGGACCAGCGCTCCGATACCCTTTTGCGCAAAGGGATTGAAGCCTTGCGCGGCTCCATGACCATCATCTTTTTGTCAAACCGCCCCTCCTTCCTCTCGCTCGCCGATAGGCAGCTAATCCTCAAGGATGGCTCTCTTTTGCCATTCGGGGGCGAGCAAGCCCACCCATTGACGCAAGAAGCCACTCAAAAACCGGCGACCGGAACAAACACCAGATCGGTAGTTGGAGGCGAGGCATGA